A stretch of DNA from Cupriavidus taiwanensis:
TCACGTAGCCCACCTGCGCGCGGTAGAAGGCCGCGTCGATCACGTTGAGGTCGTAGCCGTCGACCGTCATCGAACCCTCGGTGGGCTTGTAGAAGCCCACCAGCAGCTTGGCCAGCGTGGTCTTGCCCGAGCCGCTGCGGCCGACGATCGCGACCATCTCGCCGGGGCGGATCGCGAAGCTGATGTTCTCCAGCACGTAAGGCGTGTCCTCGCCGCCGTAGCGGAAGTACAGGTCCTTCATCACGATCTCGCCCTGCAGGTCAGGCAGCATCACGCGCGACAGCACGTCCTGCGGCTTCTGCTCCGGTTCGAGGTCGAGCACGTCGCCAAGCCGCTCCATCGCCACGCCGGCGTCGTTGAGCTGGCCCCACAGCGCCACCAGACCCATCAGCGGCGCCAGCACGCTGCCCATGAAGGCGTTGAAGGCAATCAGCTGGCCGATGGTCAGCTCGCGCTCCAGCACCAGCGTCGCGCCCACCCACAGCACCGCGATGGTGGTGGCGGCATTGAGCAACTGGCTCGCCAGCCCCACCAGGATATGGAACTGCTGCGCCTTGTACTGCGCCTCCAGCGCCTTGGTGTACTTGCGCTCCCAGCGCAGCCGCACCGGCCGCTCGATGCCCATGCCCTTGACCGTCTCGGCGCCGCCCAGCGTCTCCATCAGGTAGGCCTTGGCATCGGTCGACGCCGCGAATACGTCGCGCGCATAGGCCTTGACCCGCGGCGTCACCACCACCGTCAGCGCGGCGATCGGGATCACGAAGGCGATCAGCAGCAGCGTCAGCTTGACGTTATACAGAAACATGATGGTGAAGTAGATAAACACCATCAGCAGGTTCAGCGCCGTGGTCACCGTCGATTCGGTCAGGAAGGCGCGGATGGTCTGGTTCTCCTGGAAGCGCGCGAAGATGTCGCCGGTCTTGCGCTTGGCGAAGAACGACAGCGGCAGCGACAGCGTGTGCCGGAAGAAGTGCGACATCATGGCGAAATCCATGTTGCGCACCATGAAGTTGGCCAGGTAGGCGCGGATCGTCGACATCAGCTGCGAGAACACGCTCGAGATGATCAGCCCCGCGATCAGCAGGTGCAGCAGCCCGACGTTCTGGTGCACCACCACCCCGTCCAGGATGTTCTGGATGATCAGCGGCGGCACCACCCCCAGCATCTGGATCACGAAGGTCGCCAGGAACAGGTGCGCCAGGATCTTCTTGTATGGCGCCAGGTAGCCGATGAAGCGCAGCCATGGCGAGCGCTGCACCGACAGCTGCGTCATGCTTTCGCCGGGCGCGAACAGCAGGCAGGTGCCGCTCCAGCCGCGCTCGAATTCCTCGGCGCTCATCTTGCGAAAGCCGATGGCGGGATCGGCCACCCACACCCAGCGCGACGAGATGCCATACACCACTACATAGTGGTAGCCCTCCCAATGGACGATGAACGGCAGCTCGAAGCCCAGCAGCGAATCACGCGTGCATTGCACCCCGCGCGTGGTGAAGCCCAGCGATTCCCCCGCCCGCGCCAGGCTGTCGAGGGTGGCGCCCTGGGTGGTGACGTTGGCCAGCTCGCGCAGCTTGCCGAGCGTCATCGGGATGCCGTAGTGCCGGCAGATCATCGCCAGGCAGGCCGCGCCGCAGTCCATCTCCTCGGCCTGCTCGACCAGCGCGAAGCGGCGGATCAGCTTCTCGCCCAGCTCCGGCTTCGAGGCCAGGTCCAGCAGCACCGGGCGCCGGCGCCGCTCGGCCAGCTTCTTCTGCCGGTGCAGCTCGCGGTCCAGCACCCGGATGCGCTCCTCCAGCACCTCGCGCAGGCGCGGGTTGCGCTCCAGGATCAGCTGCACGGTCTTCTCGGGGATCACCAGCAGGCGCACGTCGGTCTCGGCAATCGCCGCGGCCAGCTGCTCCTGCCGCATCACGCAGGCGCGCTCGCCAAAGATATCGCCCTGGCCCAGCGTCGCCAGCGGAAACTCGCCGCCCTCTTCGCTGCGCACGATGCGCACCGTACCCTGGCGCACCACATACAGGCGCCGGTCGTCGCGTCCGTCCTGCTTCAGGATTTCCCGGCCGGCCGCGACGCGCTTCACGCCGACGCTGCGCACCGCGTCCTCCAGCTCCTGCTTGTCGAGCTTGCCGCGCAGGTCGAACAGCCGCGCGACAAAGCCGCCGGCCGAGCTGATCGCGACATAGCTGGTGATAAAGGCCAGCGCGGCGGGGTTGCCGGCCACCAGGGGCTCGCTGACGCTGCGCGGAATCATCAGCAGCTCGGTCTTGCCCGAGGCCCGCACCGACGACTCGTGCCGGTATTCGCGCAGCAGCGCGAGATCGGCAAAGACCTCGCCGGTCTTGCGCACTCCCATGCTGATTTCCTTGCCGTGCTCCTCGTTGAACACGCGCACCGAGCCGGACTTGACGATAAACAGGCCCGGCGCGGTTTCGCCGGCATTGCAGACGGTGTCACCGAAGCCGAAGCTCAGCACCTGCGCGGCGTCGGCCAGGCGCGCCAGCTCCTCCGGCGTCAGCACCGACAGGATCTCGACGCCAGCCAGGAAAGCGGCCAGCGCCGAACCCGCCGCCGGCTCCTGCGGGGCGGCCGTGGCGGCGCCGTCGGCGGCCGGCGCGGCCTCGCTAGCGGGCTTCGATGACATGTTCCTGCGCCCTGGCCATCAGCCAGTCCTCGCGCAGCAGCCGGCGCACTTCGACCGCCACCTCGCCGTCGAGCGTGGCCGGGTGCTTGGCGCGCACCAGGAAGACCTCGAAGAACGAGCGGTCGGCGGCCGGGAACGGCCCCAGCAGGTCGCCCGGCTCGGCGTTGAAGACCTTGGCCTCGATCTCGGTCTTGAGCGAGCCGCGCAGCACCTTGCCGATTTCGCCGCCGCGCTCGCGCGTGTCGGCGATGGAGTGCTCGCGCGCCATCTCGGCAAAGGCCCCGGGATCGTCCTGCAGGTAGGAGATCAGTTCCTTCGCCTTGCCTTCGCTGTCGACCACGATATGGCTGACCTCGATGCTGTCGAAGCGCGGCGAATTCAACGCAAAGTACTCCTGCACCGCGGCATCGCTGCACACCTGTTCCATCATCCGCTCCTGATACAGGTTGTCGGTGATGAAGGCCTCGAACTCGTCCAGGCTGACATTGAGCGCATCCAGGTAGTGATTCATGTCAGCGGCGCGGTGCAGGCCCTGCACGCGGCGGAACTGGTCGGCGCGTTCCTGGATCTCTTCGGGCGTGACCACCAGCCCCTCCCGCCTGGCGGCGTGCACGGTCAGCTTGTCGCGCACGATCTGCTCGACCAGCCCTTCGAATTGCCCGGTCAGCTTGAGCAGGCGCACGAATTCCTCGACCCCGAGCACCTCGTCGTCGATACGCACGATGCCAGTCATTTT
This window harbors:
- a CDS encoding peptidase domain-containing ABC transporter, with amino-acid sequence MSSKPASEAAPAADGAATAAPQEPAAGSALAAFLAGVEILSVLTPEELARLADAAQVLSFGFGDTVCNAGETAPGLFIVKSGSVRVFNEEHGKEISMGVRKTGEVFADLALLREYRHESSVRASGKTELLMIPRSVSEPLVAGNPAALAFITSYVAISSAGGFVARLFDLRGKLDKQELEDAVRSVGVKRVAAGREILKQDGRDDRRLYVVRQGTVRIVRSEEGGEFPLATLGQGDIFGERACVMRQEQLAAAIAETDVRLLVIPEKTVQLILERNPRLREVLEERIRVLDRELHRQKKLAERRRRPVLLDLASKPELGEKLIRRFALVEQAEEMDCGAACLAMICRHYGIPMTLGKLRELANVTTQGATLDSLARAGESLGFTTRGVQCTRDSLLGFELPFIVHWEGYHYVVVYGISSRWVWVADPAIGFRKMSAEEFERGWSGTCLLFAPGESMTQLSVQRSPWLRFIGYLAPYKKILAHLFLATFVIQMLGVVPPLIIQNILDGVVVHQNVGLLHLLIAGLIISSVFSQLMSTIRAYLANFMVRNMDFAMMSHFFRHTLSLPLSFFAKRKTGDIFARFQENQTIRAFLTESTVTTALNLLMVFIYFTIMFLYNVKLTLLLIAFVIPIAALTVVVTPRVKAYARDVFAASTDAKAYLMETLGGAETVKGMGIERPVRLRWERKYTKALEAQYKAQQFHILVGLASQLLNAATTIAVLWVGATLVLERELTIGQLIAFNAFMGSVLAPLMGLVALWGQLNDAGVAMERLGDVLDLEPEQKPQDVLSRVMLPDLQGEIVMKDLYFRYGGEDTPYVLENISFAIRPGEMVAIVGRSGSGKTTLAKLLVGFYKPTEGSMTVDGYDLNVIDAAFYRAQVGYVMQSNLLFSGTIAENIACGDDSPDRRRIEEVARMADAHAFISKLPLGYEQVVGERGIGLSGGQIQRLCIARALYHDPRLLVFDEATSALDTQSESNILANMQEILRGRTAVIIAHRLSTIMQADKILVLYEGAIVEQGRHEELLERKGMYFQLVQKQLSAA
- a CDS encoding peptidylprolyl isomerase, producing the protein MTGIVRIDDEVLGVEEFVRLLKLTGQFEGLVEQIVRDKLTVHAARREGLVVTPEEIQERADQFRRVQGLHRAADMNHYLDALNVSLDEFEAFITDNLYQERMMEQVCSDAAVQEYFALNSPRFDSIEVSHIVVDSEGKAKELISYLQDDPGAFAEMAREHSIADTRERGGEIGKVLRGSLKTEIEAKVFNAEPGDLLGPFPAADRSFFEVFLVRAKHPATLDGEVAVEVRRLLREDWLMARAQEHVIEAR